In one Candidatus Sulfotelmatobacter sp. genomic region, the following are encoded:
- a CDS encoding alpha/beta hydrolase, with protein sequence MAAIPYFREAGSGPGVVCLHANSSSSSQWRPLMETLAPDHHVFAVDSYGSGRSPAWPFERRLWLADEAALAEPVFERAGHPFALVGHSYGGAIALIAALAAPRRVQAMALYEPTLFSLIDAHSPPPNDADGIRGAAAAALPALAVGDRAGAAREFVDFWMGAGSWDAMGESRQAPILASIDHLPGWGHALFHEPTPIGRFAELDVPILYLLGKRSPMSSRGVAKLLIPVLPRVEVVEFEDLGHMGPVTHPDLVNRAIAGFLERS encoded by the coding sequence ATGGCCGCGATTCCGTACTTCCGCGAGGCCGGATCCGGCCCGGGCGTCGTGTGCCTGCACGCCAACTCGAGCAGCTCGAGTCAGTGGCGCCCGCTGATGGAGACGCTGGCGCCGGATCACCACGTATTCGCGGTGGATTCGTACGGCTCGGGCCGCAGCCCGGCGTGGCCGTTCGAGCGCCGCTTGTGGCTCGCCGACGAAGCGGCGCTGGCGGAGCCGGTGTTCGAGCGGGCCGGCCATCCGTTCGCTCTCGTGGGGCACTCCTATGGCGGCGCCATCGCGCTGATCGCGGCGCTCGCCGCACCCCGCCGGGTGCAGGCGATGGCGCTCTACGAGCCGACGCTGTTCTCGCTGATCGACGCGCACTCGCCGCCGCCCAACGACGCCGACGGCATTCGCGGCGCCGCGGCGGCGGCGCTTCCGGCGCTCGCGGTGGGTGACCGCGCCGGCGCGGCGCGGGAGTTCGTCGACTTCTGGATGGGCGCGGGCTCGTGGGACGCGATGGGCGAATCGCGCCAGGCGCCGATCCTCGCTTCGATCGACCATCTGCCGGGCTGGGGCCATGCGCTATTTCACGAGCCGACGCCGATCGGGCGATTCGCGGAGCTGGACGTCCCGATTCTCTACCTGCTCGGGAAGCGCTCGCCGATGTCGTCACGGGGAGTCGCGAAATTGCTGATTCCGGTCTTGCCGCGCGTCGAGGTCGTCGAGTTCGAGGACCTCGGCCACATGGGACCGGTGACGCATCCCGATCTCGTCAATCGGGCGATCGCGGGCTTTCTCGAGCGGAGCTAG